The following DNA comes from Megachile rotundata isolate GNS110a chromosome 9, iyMegRotu1, whole genome shotgun sequence.
CTGTCCCTTCCGCGGGATTTGAGTCTCTCCTCGAACAGACTGTCTCCCACGAGACCGCAACCGAACGGTTTTTCCGTGCACAGAGAGAGGGACCTGTTTTCCACTCATTGCGGATTGACGTCGCCCCTTCAGAGGAACAGTGGACTCAGCAGAAGCGGAAGTCTCGAGAGTCTGGCGAGTAATAGGAGCTCCGTAACCGGAAGCTCGGTGACAGGAGCGCCTTCTATGGGCTCCTCGTCCTCCACCATCGGCAGCGAGTCCTTGAGCGGAGACAGCAACTTCGGAAGTGTTAGCAATTCCGTCACGAATCAGGCTGGAATCAACGGACAGAGTCCTTGGCCGGCGTGGGTCTATTGCACCAGATACTCGGACAGACCGTCTTCCGGTAGGTATTCGCTATTTATTCCTGATCAGAAGTCATGCGATCTCGCGCAAACACGGGAATGAAATAATACCGTCAATTTACCGGGAACATGCGAACGTAAGAATTAATTCGCAACCGTATTCGCTGGAATTGAATTCCCGCGGACAGATATATCTTAGTTAATCGCGTTATCAAGGAAGTCGAGCGGTACGCGAGCAGGTAGCCATAGCTCGCCATTCTCGTACCACTATTTCTCCGTATCCGCTTAATCAATTAACTTTGGCGACCGTTACATCTAGAAACCAGTTTCTATGTAAATCAACTGCGAGACGCTATCGAAAAATCGTTTGGTCGCATAAAGCTTACCCAATTATAGTCGGTCGGTGCCTGCGTTCCGCGAGCGGATTCCATAAAGAAATAACCAGTTTCCTGGAGCGTCGTTCCAGTTCCGATTTAGCGTCGTTACTATACCTCTCTATTCTGTAATCTTAGGCTGAGGCACATCAGCAGATTAATATATTCTGCTGTGCTATATGTTGGATCGATTGTATAGCGTTTAGGTATGCATATGGAGTTTGCATTAGTTCCTTTCAGTTGAGTATCGAGAGGGAGGAATTTATTTTCAGTTTcgggggaatttagggaagatACAGGGAGAGTTTAGGAAGAATTAAGAAGGGTGTGCGACACAACGGATGGGGGTACTACGTTGTGAACCAATGCGATACCAATGCTTGGTTTAGTCTTGTGATTCGATCAAGAATTGATTTAACATGTGGTATCACATGATAATAGAACCAATTGCAATTCTCCTTcacatacaaaattaaaaagactTAAACTACCGTCACAAtgcacattttaaaatttcagaccCAGCTGAAATAACTCTAATCCAAACCCATCGCATCCAAGCGAACATATCACTCGAATAGCACCTGCAACAGTTCGCATAGCATCATTCCGTTAAACCTATGTCCCCGATCTACCCTCCGCAATCATCGTGGCCCAGATACTCGTGAATCGTGTCCAAGGTGGTCCGCGACCTTACCGCCAGACAACCGTGTTACTAATTACGACGAATCTCGATTGGATCCTCTGCTTCTCACTACCGGGCTTCCCGTTAATTAAACAGTATTCGAGGATCGATGGCGGATGATAGGATCTTAATCAGGGAATTTTAGGTCAAGTATCCTGCGGATGGAATTTCTCGGCTCGAATGATCGGTTCGTGGGACTTTGAGGATAGCGATCGTGGAATTTCGGAGGCGATTCATTAGACACCAAACGAGACTCTATCGAAGGCGGACCCATGTTTTCGTGTAGCCGATCGTTTTCACCGTTTGTCTCGCGACCGGTTTTAGGAGCCGTTGTTCGATAATGCGATTCGATGCTTTATGAATATTCATCGCGTCGAACACGCGCCGAGTTTTCCGCTCGCGATGATCGCCAAATTTGGACCTGTAATAATGCAGGTCCCGGTGAAGCGATACTCGCGACAGATAAACGCGGCACCGTGTTTAATATACCAATTGCGGCCGAATGATCCAGAGATAGTCAGCGGAACTGTGCCGCAAAGGGACCCGTTCTGTTAGGCTTAATGAAAGATTAACCCGGCTGAATATCAATTGCGATGTaaaaacaatgaacaattaacgTTCCAGGTCCGCGGACGAGGAGAGTGAAACGCACGGCGAACGGAAGCAAGAACGGCACGCCGGAAGAGAAGCGACCTCGAACCGCGTTCAGCGCCGAGCAATTGGCAAGACTGAAGAGGGAATTCGCGGAGAATCGATATCTGACCGAGAGAAGGAGACAACAGCTGTCTAGAGACTTGGGTCTCAACGAGGCGCAAATCAAGATCTGGTTCCAGAACAAACGGGCGAAAATCAAGAAAGCTAGCGGACAGAAAAACCCTCTGGCTCTTCAGCTCATGGCCGAGGGCTTGTACAACCATTCGACGGTCCCGGTCGACGAGGACGGAGAGGAAGTCGGTACCGGAAACAATCATCCTCACTGAGAGTTTAACGTTTAGCTTGCTAATACTGGCAAGACGCAGACTTTTATTACCTTTGATTTTGGGAAAATTTAGGGTAAGTTAGGGAACTTTATCCTTGGATCATGATCTTAAATAAGAGGTCTAGATGGTCTTTGTGGTCTCGAAGCGAATATAAACGCTGTACGGCAATATTCATCCCTCGCGAACGCTGTgggattaccaaatttctacctaAACGAATCCCAACCCTTAAatctagaaataaaaaattttcaaacatctgTTGATAATATCCAATGATGATGAAAACATCCAATGATTGCTACCCTAAATTGACCTAATCTAAAGGAGAGCTCTGACTGTACATAAATCGCAGACTGATCCTTTCTATATTTATCAACTACCTATGTATATGAGCGTAAAGAATAGTAAGCGAACTGGATCCGATGTTTATCGGccggttaaattaatttatttcctgTGTACATAGTTGTAAATACGACTGGTCGtaaatgtgtatatgtatgataCGAGATAAAGTATAATTGCCGCGCGAAGATTCTATTATTTGTGTAGGTTGCGCACGGTCGCGTGTGAATACGAAACGATCTCACACTGTATATTCCTAATTATTGTACGAGTATATACAATACGgagtatgtatatacatacatgtatattatgtAGACAGAGTTGGACAGCATGCGTATATACCAGTGTCTCACAATATGTGGTCGATATAATCTATGTAACCCGCTTACATGTTGCCACCGATTAAATCGAATTAAAAATACACGCTCCCTCGTTCTATGTTCTGTTCCTGTCCTCGGATTCCTTACACGGTTTCTTCGACGACAAAAAAGAAGCgaagaagaagtagaagaagaaTAAATAATCGCTTACTCGGTCAGACTAATAGAAATCC
Coding sequences within:
- the LOC100882481 gene encoding segmentation polarity homeobox protein engrailed, producing the protein MSVALVTMDSAYGLRLGIGSHHHHHHHHHHRVRSPESHVVPRQEQPQDRKEDIETPLRFSVVNILRPDFGREAILSTKTPKQANLTGHSTTIPVPIPRHSPLSLPRDLSLSSNRLSPTRPQPNGFSVHRERDLFSTHCGLTSPLQRNSGLSRSGSLESLASNRSSVTGSSVTGAPSMGSSSSTIGSESLSGDSNFGSVSNSVTNQAGINGQSPWPAWVYCTRYSDRPSSGPRTRRVKRTANGSKNGTPEEKRPRTAFSAEQLARLKREFAENRYLTERRRQQLSRDLGLNEAQIKIWFQNKRAKIKKASGQKNPLALQLMAEGLYNHSTVPVDEDGEEVGTGNNHPH